A stretch of DNA from Candidatus Polarisedimenticolia bacterium:
TTCCGGGCCCCCGTGAAGCTCGGCCACATTCTCAAGCTCTACGCCTCCGTCAACGCGGCCTTCCACACGTCGATGGAGGTCGGAGTGAAGGTCCTTTCCGAGGACCCCCTCTCGGGCCTGCAGGCGCATTGCTGCAGCGCATTCGTGACCATGGTCGCGCTCGACGCGACCGGCCGTCCGACTCCCGTCCCCGGGCTTGCCTTCCGCACTCCCGAGGAGAAGCGGCGCCAGCGTGACGCCACACTGAGGCGCCGGTCGCGGCTGGCACGCCGGGGCCGGAGAACGGCTCCCGCGGCCGGCCGGCGCCGCGCCGGCTGACGGAC
This window harbors:
- a CDS encoding acyl-CoA thioesterase, coding for FRAPVKLGHILKLYASVNAAFHTSMEVGVKVLSEDPLSGLQAHCCSAFVTMVALDATGRPTPVPGLAFRTPEEKRRQRDATLRRRSRLARRGRRTAPAAGRRRAG